Proteins encoded within one genomic window of Glycine soja cultivar W05 chromosome 1, ASM419377v2, whole genome shotgun sequence:
- the LOC114422492 gene encoding heptahelical transmembrane protein 4-like isoform X2 gives MGGEELSLMENERKGRRLWKKVKYQLVEYHSLPGYLRDNEYILAHYRSEWPIKQVLLSAFTIHNETLNVWTHLIGFFIFLALTIYTAMKIPKVVDLNSLQHFPDMLKKADLHKLQSEILTCLPSMPDLHRLRDEISSWHIKEYLYNCLPLSVKDDLANIIAPLMIRPITRWPFFAFLGGAMFCLLASSICHLLSCHSARMAYIMLRLDYAGIAALISTSFYPPVYYSFMCDPFFCNLYLGFITVLGIATILFSLLPVFQNPEFRTIRASLFFGMGLSGAAPILHKLYLFWGQPEVFHTTAYEILMGVLYGIGALVYATRIPERWMPGKFDIAGHSHQLFHILVVAGAYAHYRAGLVYLRWRDLQGC, from the exons ATGGGTGGTGAGGAATTGAGTTTGATGGAGAACGAAAGGAAAGGGAGGAGGCTGTGGAAGAAGGTGAAGTACCAGCTGGTGGAGTACCACTCCTTGCCCGGTTATTTGAGAGACAACGAGTACATTCTCGCTCACTATCGATCCGAATGGCCAATCAAGCAGGTTTTGTTGAGCGCTTTCACCATCCACAACGAAACCCTCAACGTTTGGAC GCATTTGATCGGGTTCTTCATATTTCTGGCATTGACCATATACACTGCCATGAAAATTCCGAAGGTTGTAGATCTTAATTCGCTACAGCATTTTCCTGACATGCTCAAGAAGGCCGACCTGCACAAATTACAATCAGAAATCTTGACGTGTCTCCCTTCCATGCCTGATTTGCACAGACTCAGGGATGAAATCTCAAGTTGGCATATTAAAGAATATCTGTACAATTGTTTGCCA CTTAGTGTAAAAGATGACCTGGCGAACATAATAGCACCACTTATGATTAGACCAATTACGAGGTGGCCTTTTTTCGCATTTTTAGGGGGTGCCATGTTTTGCTTGCTAGCTAGCAGTATTTGCCATCTCCTCTCTTGTCACTCTGCACGCATGGCATACATTATGCTCAGGCTCGACTATGCTGGAATTGCAGCCCTGATATCTACCTCTTTCTATCCTCCAGTATATTACTCTTTTATGTGTGACCCATTTTTCTGTAACCTATACTTGGGATTTATCACTGTATTGGGCATCGCAACCATCTTGTTTTCTCTACTCCCAGTGTTCCAAAATCCAGAATTCCGCACCATCCGAGCATCTCTCTTCTTTGGAATGGGTTTGTCTGGTGCAGCACCTATTCTGCACAAGCTTTATCTATTCTGGGGCCAGCCAGAAGTGTTTCACACAACTGCTTACGAGATTCTGATGGGTGTTCTCTATGGAATTGGAGCATTGGTTTATGCCACTAGGATTCCAGAACGATGGATGCCCGGGAAATTTGACATTGCCGGACACAGTCACCAATTGTTTCATATATTGGTGGTGGCGGGGGCATACGCTCATTATCGGGCAGGGTTAGTTTATCTCAGGTGGCGTGACCTTCAAGGTTGTTGA
- the LOC114422492 gene encoding heptahelical transmembrane protein 4-like isoform X1: MGGEELSLMENERKGRRLWKKVKYQLVEYHSLPGYLRDNEYILAHYRSEWPIKQVLLSAFTIHNETLNVWTHLIGFFIFLALTIYTAMKIPKVVDLNSLQHFPDMLKKADLHKLQSEILTCLPSMPDLHRLRDEISSWHIKEYLYNCLPVRFSSSNHTDACVLLSVKDDLANIIAPLMIRPITRWPFFAFLGGAMFCLLASSICHLLSCHSARMAYIMLRLDYAGIAALISTSFYPPVYYSFMCDPFFCNLYLGFITVLGIATILFSLLPVFQNPEFRTIRASLFFGMGLSGAAPILHKLYLFWGQPEVFHTTAYEILMGVLYGIGALVYATRIPERWMPGKFDIAGHSHQLFHILVVAGAYAHYRAGLVYLRWRDLQGC, encoded by the exons ATGGGTGGTGAGGAATTGAGTTTGATGGAGAACGAAAGGAAAGGGAGGAGGCTGTGGAAGAAGGTGAAGTACCAGCTGGTGGAGTACCACTCCTTGCCCGGTTATTTGAGAGACAACGAGTACATTCTCGCTCACTATCGATCCGAATGGCCAATCAAGCAGGTTTTGTTGAGCGCTTTCACCATCCACAACGAAACCCTCAACGTTTGGAC GCATTTGATCGGGTTCTTCATATTTCTGGCATTGACCATATACACTGCCATGAAAATTCCGAAGGTTGTAGATCTTAATTCGCTACAGCATTTTCCTGACATGCTCAAGAAGGCCGACCTGCACAAATTACAATCAGAAATCTTGACGTGTCTCCCTTCCATGCCTGATTTGCACAGACTCAGGGATGAAATCTCAAGTTGGCATATTAAAGAATATCTGTACAATTGTTTGCCAGTAAGATTTTCCAGTAGCAATCATACTGATGCATGTGTTCTG CTTAGTGTAAAAGATGACCTGGCGAACATAATAGCACCACTTATGATTAGACCAATTACGAGGTGGCCTTTTTTCGCATTTTTAGGGGGTGCCATGTTTTGCTTGCTAGCTAGCAGTATTTGCCATCTCCTCTCTTGTCACTCTGCACGCATGGCATACATTATGCTCAGGCTCGACTATGCTGGAATTGCAGCCCTGATATCTACCTCTTTCTATCCTCCAGTATATTACTCTTTTATGTGTGACCCATTTTTCTGTAACCTATACTTGGGATTTATCACTGTATTGGGCATCGCAACCATCTTGTTTTCTCTACTCCCAGTGTTCCAAAATCCAGAATTCCGCACCATCCGAGCATCTCTCTTCTTTGGAATGGGTTTGTCTGGTGCAGCACCTATTCTGCACAAGCTTTATCTATTCTGGGGCCAGCCAGAAGTGTTTCACACAACTGCTTACGAGATTCTGATGGGTGTTCTCTATGGAATTGGAGCATTGGTTTATGCCACTAGGATTCCAGAACGATGGATGCCCGGGAAATTTGACATTGCCGGACACAGTCACCAATTGTTTCATATATTGGTGGTGGCGGGGGCATACGCTCATTATCGGGCAGGGTTAGTTTATCTCAGGTGGCGTGACCTTCAAGGTTGTTGA
- the LOC114422507 gene encoding galactomannan galactosyltransferase 1-like, which translates to MVKSELSNHYHNNNKSPMMMAKPHRNKSSSLFLSDGCLFLGGAFSALILVWGFSSFTTTIPNDTPNFESLSKNDAASHHIAPDFNFDPPDRTFYDDPQMGYTMDKKVRNWDEKREEWLKLHPSFAAGARERVFMVTGSQPKPCRNPTGDHLLLRFFKNKVDYCRLHGCDIFYNNALLEPKMFAYWAKYPAVRAAMVAHPEAEWIWWVDSDALFTDMEFKLPLERYREHNLVVHGWAHLIHEKRSWTGLNAGVFLIRNCQWSLDFMEAWASMGPQSPNYEKWGQTLRSTFKDKFFPESDDQTGLAYLIAMEKDKWAERIYLESEYYFEGYWEEIQGTFKNITEKYKEMEKGVQRLRRRHAEKVSETYGEMREEYLKDAGNAKGSWRRPFITHFTGCQPCSGKYNAMYSPHDCSNAMHNALNFADNQVMRKFGYSLLDNAVSPLPFDYPRH; encoded by the coding sequence ATGGTTAAATCTGAACTCTCCAATCActaccacaacaacaacaagtctCCCATGATGATGGCGAAGCCCCACAGAAACAAAAGCTCCTCTTTATTTCTCTCCGATGGATGTCTCTTCCTCGGAGGAGCATTCTCCGCTCTCATCCTCGTCTGGGGTTTCTCCTCCTTCACCACCACCATCCCTAACGACACCCCCAACTTCGAATCTCTTTCAAAAAACGACGCCGCTTCGCACCACATCGCTCCCGATTTCAACTTCGACCCACCCGACAGAACATTCTACGACGACCCGCAAATGGGTTACACCATGGACAAGAAAGTTCGCAACTGGGACGAGAAGCGCGAGGAGTGGCTGAAACTCCACCCTTCCTTCGCCGCCGGAGCGAGAGAAAGGGTTTTCATGGTGACCGGTTCTCAGCCGAAGCCGTGCCGGAACCCTACAGGCGACCACCTTCTCCTGCGGTTCTTTAAAAACAAAGTGGACTACTGTCGGCTCCACGGGTGCGACATTTTCTACAACAACGCGCTGTTGGAACCGAAGATGTTCGCGTACTGGGCAAAGTACCCAGCGGTGCGGGCCGCGATGGTGGCCCACCCGGAGGCCGAGTGGATCTGGTGGGTTGACTCGGACGCGCTGTTCACCGACATGGAGTTCAAGCTCCCCCTTGAGCGTTACAGGGAGCACAATCTCGTGGTTCACGGCTGGGCCCACCTCATACACGAGAAGCGGAGCTGGACGGGCCTCAACGCCGGCGTGTTCCTCATCAGGAACTGCCAGTGGTCGTTGGACTTCATGGAAGCGTGGGCCAGCATGGGCCCACAGAGCCCCAATTACGAAAAGTGGGGCCAGACGCTGAGGTCAACTTTCAAGGACAAGTTCTTCCCGGAGTCAGACGATCAGACGGGCCTGGCATACTTAATCGCCATGGAGAAGGATAAATGGGCGGAGAGGATTTACCTAGAGAGCGAGTACTACTTCGAAGGGTACTGGGAAGAAATTCAGGGAACGTTCAAGAACATAACGGAAAAATACAAGGAGATGGAAAAAGGGGTGCAGAGGTTAAGGAGGCGTCACGCGGAGAAGGTGAGTGAAACATACGGGGAGATGAGGGAAGAGTATTTGAAGGATGCTGGGAACGCTAAAGGGAGTTGGAGGAGACCCTTCATTACGCACTTCACCGGCTGTCAACCTTGTAGTGGAAAGTATAATGCTATGTATTCACCTCATGATTGCTCGAACGCAATGCACAATGCTCTCAATTTTGCCGATAACCAAGTCATGCGTAAATTTGGTTACAGTCTACTGGATAACGCCGTTTCCCCTCTCCCTTTTGATTATCCCCGTCATTGA
- the LOC114422516 gene encoding uncharacterized protein LOC114422516 isoform X2 gives MLYPSPDSPPQPQELEPVEAAFIDDGSGSDIISDNLDDCDNNASTSGNEEHDDSETTEKLTRVQRKKIRKKKLNEEAIHRGKLIGPLLPPPMLQLFDQMLLKKVMPRTTWFR, from the exons ATGCTATATCCCTCTCCCGATTCTCCTCCTCAACCACAA GAGTTGGAACCTGTGGAAGCAGCTTTTATCGACGACGGGTCTGGTTCTGACATCATTTCAG ACAATTTGGACGATTGCGACAACAACGCCTCCACGAGCGGCAACGAAGAACATGATGACTCTGAGACGACGGAGAAGCTCACAAGGGTTCAACGAAAGAAAATCCGTAAGAAGAAGCTGAATGAAGAAGCCATTCATCGCGGAAAACTAATTGGGCCGTTGTTGCCACCTCCGATGCTCCAGCTGTTCGATCAAATGCTCCTGAAGAAG GTTATGCCACGCACAACTTGGTTTAGGTGA
- the LOC114422516 gene encoding uncharacterized protein LOC114422516 isoform X1, giving the protein MLYPSPDSPPQPQREQELEPVEAAFIDDGSGSDIISDNLDDCDNNASTSGNEEHDDSETTEKLTRVQRKKIRKKKLNEEAIHRGKLIGPLLPPPMLQLFDQMLLKKVMPRTTWFR; this is encoded by the exons ATGCTATATCCCTCTCCCGATTCTCCTCCTCAACCACAA CGCGAACAGGAGTTGGAACCTGTGGAAGCAGCTTTTATCGACGACGGGTCTGGTTCTGACATCATTTCAG ACAATTTGGACGATTGCGACAACAACGCCTCCACGAGCGGCAACGAAGAACATGATGACTCTGAGACGACGGAGAAGCTCACAAGGGTTCAACGAAAGAAAATCCGTAAGAAGAAGCTGAATGAAGAAGCCATTCATCGCGGAAAACTAATTGGGCCGTTGTTGCCACCTCCGATGCTCCAGCTGTTCGATCAAATGCTCCTGAAGAAG GTTATGCCACGCACAACTTGGTTTAGGTGA